CGCTCTCTCCACGCGGGAAGATGTCCATGATGACGGACTGGTGGGCGCGCAGGGGGCCGTGGCCGCGCTCGTGCGGGTCGCAGCCCTGGTCGCCCCCGGCCACGATGGTGTGGGCGGGCAACGCCCCGGCGCGGATGACGGCGGCGTCGATCTCTCCGCGCAGCCGCTCGGAGGTGAGGACGGCCTTGCCCCAGGTAAGGATGCTGCCTTTGCCGATGCGGCTTTGGCGCAGGACCTCGCAGCCGCGTTCCAGGCCCGCTTCGGCGGCGCGTTGTGCCTTGGTGATGGCGGCGATTTCCGCCGGGGTCTTGATTTCGCGCCCGGGGAAGAGGAAGCCCTCGACGGGCGTGACTTTGATCCGGCGCTTGCGCAGGGCGTCGGCCAGGGAGACGGGAAAGGTGCCGGGCACCTCGACGGCGGCGAAGCGGTAGCGTTTAGGCCAAGGCGGCGATGAGGGCGGCGGGGCCCCGATCCTTCGGCTTGGCCTTGGGGTCTAAGAAGTCGCCCAGGGCCAGGACTTCCTCGACCGCGGCGGAACGCCGCGCGCGGTCGATCTCCAGGGGGCTCATGACGGCGCGGCTCTTCCCGCCGACCTCGAACCAGACGAACGGGTCGCCGACGAGGAAGCGGGTGGCGTAGAGGAGGTCGGCGTCGCTCTCGCTGGAGGCGTAGATGAGCCGTGCCGTCTTCATGAATCCCAGGCTAGCGCCCCTGCGTCTCGGCCGAGTAGCGGTCGTAGATGATGCGGGAGCCGCGCTTGAAGTTCACGTAGCTGTAGATCCACTGCAGCACCACGGCGATGCGGTTGCGCAGGCCGATGAGGAACATGAGGTGGACGAGGAGCCAGGCGACCCAGGCGATGAAGCCGCTGAACTTTATCGGGCCGATGGCGGCGACGGCGTGGGAGCGGCCGATGGTGGCCATGGTGCCCTTGTCCAGATACTTGAACGCGGGACGCTCGCTCTTTCCGTGGGCGGCGGCGTTGAGGATCTTGGCCGTGTGCTTGCCCATCTGCAGGGCGGCCGGGGAGACGCCGGGGACGGGCTTACCGTTGGCGCCCTTCAGGAAGGCGACGTCGCCGATGGCGAAGACTTCCGGGTGGCCGGGGATGCTCAGGTCGCCCTCGATCTCGACGCGGCCGGCGCGGTCGATCTTCACGCCCTGTTCCGCCAATTTCTTGGTGATGGGGCTGGCGCCGACGCCGGCGCTCCAGAAGATGGTGCGGGCCTTGATGAGGCCTTTTTCCAGCTCCACTTCGCCGTCGCGGATGGCCAGGACCTTTTCGCCGCAGCGGACGGTGACGCCCAGCTCTTCCAGCTGGCGCTGGCCGCTGGCGGAGAGGTCTTCCGTGAGGTGGCCCAGGATGCGGGGCATGGCCTCGATGAGGATGATCTTGCTCTGGCGGGAGTCGATGTGGTCAAAGTCGCGCGGCAGGACCTGGCGGGCCAGCTCGGCGAAGGCGCCGGCCATTTCAACGCCGGTGGGGCCGCCGCCGATGACGACGATGGTCATGAGGGCGTCGCGCTTGGCCAGGTCGGTGGTGTTTTCCGCTTCCTCAAAGGCCATGAGGACGCGCTGGCGGATGCTGACGGCGTCGTCCAGGGTCTTGAGGCCGGGGGCGAACTGCTCCCAGGCGTCGTTGCCGAAGTAGGTGGTGCGCCCGCCCATGGCGATGACCAGATAGTCGTAGGCGAATTCCCGCTGGCGGCAGTAGACCTTCTTCTCGGAAAGGCGGATGTCGGTCACCTCGTCGAGGTAGACGGTGAGGTTCGGAACCTTGTGGAGGATGGAGCGGATCGGCTGGGCGATCTCGGGGCCGGAGAGCCCGGCGGTGGCCACCTGGTAAAGAAGGGGCTGGAAGAGGTGGTGATTGCGGCGGTCGATGACGACGATCTCGTATTCGGACGCGTCGATGCGCTTGCAGAATTCAAGACCGCCGAAACCGGCTCCCAGGACTACGATGCGTTTGCGATTGGACATGGAGCCTTCTTGTTTGCCGGGGGGGCGGCAAAAGTTCAATCCCCTAATCCAACGCGGCTTCGCGGATGGCTTTCTTCAGCTCTTCGATGCCCTCCCGCTCCTGGGCGGAGATGACGTGGACTTTCTTGCGCACTTTCTTTTTGAAGGCGGCCAGGTTTTCCGCCGCGCCGGGCAGGTCGATCTTGTTGGCGACGACGAGGAAGGGACGGTCGGCCAGGTCGGCGCGGTAGAGTTTCAGCTCCCGCCGCAGGAGGGCGAAGTCCTCCGCGGGCTCACGCCCCTCCTGGCCGGAGAGGTCGATGACGAAGAGGAGGACGGCGCACCGCTCGATGTGGCGCAGGAACTCGTGCCCCAGGCCGCGCCCCTCGTGCGCCCCCTCGATGAGGCCCGGGATGTCGGCCACGGAGACTTTGGAGAAGTCCGGGTATTCGACGACGCCGATCATGGGCTCCAGCGTGGTGAAAGGGTAGTGGCCGATCTTCGGCTGCGCCTTGGAGAGGCGGGAGAGGAGGGTCGATTTTCCCGCATTGGGATAGCCGACGAGGCCGACGTCGGCGATCGATTTCAGCTCCAGCAGGAACTGGCCGCTTTCACCCGGCCAGCCTTCTTCGTAGCGGCGGGGGACCTGGTTGATGGAGGACTTAAAGTGGCGGTTGCCGCGGCCGCCGTCGCCGCCCTGGCAGAGGACGTAGCGGCTGCCGGGTTCCAGCAGGTCGGTGACGATTTCCAGGTCAGCGCCGGGGAGCGGGACGGGAAGGAGCTTTTCCGGCGGGGGCGGGAGAGGGTCGCCGTTCTCGTCGTATTCCTCGCCCAATTCCGGGGACTCCAGGCGGCTGACGATGGTGCCGGGCGGCACTTTGAGGACGAGGTCCTTGGCGTTCTTTCCCGCCATTTGGCGGCTGGCGCCGTGCTCGCCCCGGGGGGCGAACTGGTGGGGCTTATAGCTCAGGTGAGCCAGATTGTTGAGGTGGGGATCGACTTCCAGGACGATGTTGCCCCCCTTCCCTCCGTCGCCGCCGTCCGGGCCGCCGTTGGGGCGGTGCAGCTCCCGCAGGAAGCTGACGCAGCCCCGGCCGCCTTTACCGGCGCGGGCCAAGATGCGAACGCGATCGACGAACATAAGGGATTCCTTGGTGCAAAAAAAAGCGGCGCGGAGGAATGTCCTGCCGCGCCGCCGGAGAAATCAGAGCCGGGGCTTAGGCCAGCGGCAGGACGTTGACCTTCCGCTTCGGCTTGTCGAAGGCGACGGTGCCGTCGACCAGGGCGAAGAGGGTGTGATCCCGGCCCATGCCGACGTTCTGGCCCGCGTGGACCTTCGTGCCGCGCTGGCGGATGATGATGCTGCCGGCGGTGATGGTTTCGCCGCCAAAATGCTTCACGCCCAGGCGCTTGCTGACGCTATCGCGGCCGTTGCGGGAACTACCTTGACCTTTTTTATGTGCCATTTGAGGGGTCTCCTGTGAAAATTAGACGGTGATCTTGGTCACCTTCACGCGGCTGAGCTTCTGCCGGTGGCCGACGGTGCGGTGGTAACCCTCACGGCGGCGGTATTTGTAGGCGGTGACCTTCGGGGCCTTGATCTCTTCGACCAGCTCCAGGGTGACGGAGGCGCCGGAGACGAGGGGCTTGCCGATCTTCACGTCGGAGCCGTTGGCGACCAGAAGGACGTCGCTCAGAGTGATCTTGTTGTCCTTGGCTTCAAGGAGTTCGACGTCAAGGGTTTCCCCCTCCGCGACTTTATACTGTTTTCCACCGGTGCGAATGACTGCGATCATAAAAATTTAAAGAATTCGAGCGGGTTAGCCTGCCCGATTTGCCAGGGATGGCAAGAGGAATTTACGAAAAAACCCGTCGGAAGGGGTCAAAAGTCCCAACCGAAGAGTTTGATGCCGCCGAAATCCCGATCCTGCCCCTGCGGGACCTCGGTCGGGATCAGCTCGGGCTTGGTCGGATTCGGGGTCAGGAAACGCTGGCCGATGCCGTATTGGGGCGGGGCCAAGGGGGAGATGAGGATGGGGCCCTTTTGGGAAAGCTCATACAGGACGCCGGAGGGACGGGGGGCGAAGCGGCCGTCCGGAGCGATGGGGCCTTTGCCGCCGGGGATCTGCTTGGTCATCTGGCTGTCCAGATTGTTCGGGCTGGTGAACTGGGTGGTGCCGTGGTTGTTGGCGGTCTGCGCGAGGGCCGCAGAAATCCCCAGTAACCCAAGAACGGCCAGGCAGAACAGTCTCTTCATAAGTAAAAGGTAGCCCGGGATGAAAGAGGGTCAAGGCGACGGTGGCAAGCCCCAAGGCTTAAAGGCCGCCCTGGCCCTGCTTGTAGTAGCGCCGGGTAACGGGAATGAGGACGGCGGCGGCCAGCACGAAGTAGCCGATGCTGCCGCCGATGCGAAGACGGTCTCCCCACCCGCCGTCCGAATGGATAAATCCGGGTGCGAGGAAGAAAAGCGGCATGAGCAGCCCGGGCCCCAGCAGG
This DNA window, taken from Verrucomicrobium sp., encodes the following:
- a CDS encoding NAD(P)/FAD-dependent oxidoreductase; the encoded protein is MSNRKRIVVLGAGFGGLEFCKRIDASEYEIVVIDRRNHHLFQPLLYQVATAGLSGPEIAQPIRSILHKVPNLTVYLDEVTDIRLSEKKVYCRQREFAYDYLVIAMGGRTTYFGNDAWEQFAPGLKTLDDAVSIRQRVLMAFEEAENTTDLAKRDALMTIVVIGGGPTGVEMAGAFAELARQVLPRDFDHIDSRQSKIILIEAMPRILGHLTEDLSASGQRQLEELGVTVRCGEKVLAIRDGEVELEKGLIKARTIFWSAGVGASPITKKLAEQGVKIDRAGRVEIEGDLSIPGHPEVFAIGDVAFLKGANGKPVPGVSPAALQMGKHTAKILNAAAHGKSERPAFKYLDKGTMATIGRSHAVAAIGPIKFSGFIAWVAWLLVHLMFLIGLRNRIAVVLQWIYSYVNFKRGSRIIYDRYSAETQGR
- the obgE gene encoding GTPase ObgE, with amino-acid sequence MFVDRVRILARAGKGGRGCVSFLRELHRPNGGPDGGDGGKGGNIVLEVDPHLNNLAHLSYKPHQFAPRGEHGASRQMAGKNAKDLVLKVPPGTIVSRLESPELGEEYDENGDPLPPPPEKLLPVPLPGADLEIVTDLLEPGSRYVLCQGGDGGRGNRHFKSSINQVPRRYEEGWPGESGQFLLELKSIADVGLVGYPNAGKSTLLSRLSKAQPKIGHYPFTTLEPMIGVVEYPDFSKVSVADIPGLIEGAHEGRGLGHEFLRHIERCAVLLFVIDLSGQEGREPAEDFALLRRELKLYRADLADRPFLVVANKIDLPGAAENLAAFKKKVRKKVHVISAQEREGIEELKKAIREAALD
- the rpmA gene encoding 50S ribosomal protein L27, coding for MAHKKGQGSSRNGRDSVSKRLGVKHFGGETITAGSIIIRQRGTKVHAGQNVGMGRDHTLFALVDGTVAFDKPKRKVNVLPLA
- the rplU gene encoding 50S ribosomal protein L21; this encodes MIAVIRTGGKQYKVAEGETLDVELLEAKDNKITLSDVLLVANGSDVKIGKPLVSGASVTLELVEEIKAPKVTAYKYRRREGYHRTVGHRQKLSRVKVTKITV